In the Pseudomonas orientalis genome, one interval contains:
- a CDS encoding CS1 type fimbrial major subunit has protein sequence MFKQLTALAVLMTPMFLGEPAQAFQERHSFDVSVTIPIEEAYVLPSEPDWMGHDQVLAWDLATARLGRLRKNFDVKNIHGGVTARLGDTPYLLSGRNRIELQVLFNRVPLTLDSTQVLSPEEARPGRRAELEIAAIEPQDGYKGGEYYGTVHLMFDFPAP, from the coding sequence ATGTTCAAGCAACTGACGGCACTGGCGGTACTGATGACCCCGATGTTCCTGGGCGAGCCGGCGCAGGCGTTCCAGGAGCGCCACAGCTTCGATGTGTCGGTGACCATCCCGATCGAGGAAGCCTATGTACTGCCCTCCGAACCGGACTGGATGGGCCATGACCAGGTCTTGGCGTGGGATCTGGCGACGGCGCGGCTGGGCCGTCTGCGCAAGAATTTCGACGTCAAGAACATCCATGGCGGCGTGACCGCGCGCCTGGGCGACACGCCTTACCTGCTGAGCGGGCGCAACCGTATCGAGTTGCAGGTGCTGTTCAATCGCGTGCCCTTGACCCTCGATTCCACCCAGGTTCTCAGCCCCGAGGAGGCCCGGCCGGGTCGCCGCGCCGAATTGGAAATCGCCGCCATCGAACCGCAGGACGGTTACAAGGGCGGGGAATATTACGGCACGGTGCACTTGATGTTCGATTTTCCAGCGCCGTGA
- a CDS encoding molecular chaperone, translating to MKHAVLSVGLLLLSLTAQAGPAINVGVVYDYLEGDRSSYLKRVYNGGTSTAFIKVNVLEIVYNADGTSREVPVASMTDAKGAATNRDGLMASPARLIVPAGGRQGTRLLYMGQRDKERYFRVRFIPVVPEKEDDFAVTDEERAEYKDALAAGVNVMAGYGTVFFVRPQNTRFDTQISQTASQYTLRNAGNSVVVLDEFRDCSVAKKSDCEATTKHHILPGRQLVFEKKPERQFSFQLIEGRDKKPMTVNSNG from the coding sequence ATGAAACATGCAGTGTTATCGGTCGGGCTGTTGCTGCTGTCGCTGACCGCCCAGGCGGGGCCGGCGATCAATGTCGGGGTGGTGTACGACTACCTGGAGGGCGATCGCAGTTCCTACCTCAAGCGTGTCTATAACGGCGGCACAAGTACCGCGTTCATCAAGGTCAATGTGCTGGAAATCGTCTACAACGCCGACGGCACCTCCAGGGAAGTGCCGGTTGCCTCGATGACCGACGCCAAGGGCGCCGCCACCAACCGCGACGGCCTCATGGCCAGCCCGGCGCGACTGATCGTACCGGCGGGAGGGCGCCAGGGCACCCGCTTGCTGTACATGGGCCAGCGCGACAAGGAGCGCTATTTCCGTGTGCGCTTCATCCCGGTGGTACCGGAAAAAGAAGACGATTTTGCCGTCACCGATGAAGAGCGGGCCGAGTACAAGGACGCGCTGGCGGCCGGGGTCAACGTCATGGCCGGTTATGGCACGGTGTTTTTTGTGCGTCCACAGAACACGCGTTTCGATACGCAGATCAGCCAGACCGCCAGTCAGTACACCTTGCGCAACGCTGGCAACAGTGTGGTGGTGCTCGATGAGTTCAGGGACTGTTCGGTGGCAAAAAAATCCGACTGCGAAGCCACCACCAAGCACCACATCCTGCCCGGTCGTCAGCTGGTGTTCGAGAAAAAGCCCGAGCGCCAGTTCAGCTTCCAACTGATCGAAGGCCGCGACAAAAAACCGATGACGGTCAACAGCAACGGGTGA
- a CDS encoding CS1-pili formation C-terminal domain-containing protein, protein MFPMTPIAAVLALLMCTSVLAAPAVSGALTAGSLLSQAQNLPAGFADHFFDVPLAVRIDLDQQLLGEALIVLTRDDRVTLLEFTDTGDSKVPAATRDTWQALLEKGVALGACTQSCTEKMLSAFYNLENSQLAIITQNVELNDDVPRFYPQPEGGSLGLIVNNQLNLNGGQDNKLGGRYGLQASSSVGNWSQVFNLQLARQSGDQEQMRHAIHELYTQREMEGQFFRLGHFTPNSDGLTRQLRSFGASPDTALGLMYGSSDSLAINNAKPSVYPIYVTANRQAAVEIYRNGLLINTQAVAAGLQTLDTRPLPGGIYEVEVRLVEDGLTTSTTQELVYKPSNWRNADDPWRYNLFAGRETKLFSNWDEQASGAMTAGASINYLLHPRVILGLSARQVREQLQYGGSVDWTVANNTSLYTNLYQTQDHGTGMDLQALYTLGATNLVFSHNRSWLDTRDTYETLPDGTRLRRNTFVGEASNTALSVNHRLDAKNTLNMRLSHSEGNVEGAGIDLGWSRHDNLLGSDANWRFSVFDRPGSAGTNDRRNRGVDVSVSVNLGRDGRQISGSVGTRTARDGGRDNNASVTLRQDLTDHFLQSVSATAITDTYGVGLSGMASFSTEAVSGDGFVQRSSFNGDLSGGLNLNSTLVAGAGKVLLSSQHQGNGAGMIIDVETDLDEIALRADDMGGGSTLLRPGRNYVPVSAYKSSSVAFDFEGNHPPAANIQPARSSYHLNKGGVDYRKVTVMKTVTVLGRLLDERGVPLRGHHVINHASRGVSEVDGFFSMEMSASAPTLQVRYQNQLLCQFRLDPNNAPSESDVLMIGDLRCTPDTLAEVGHASEAAG, encoded by the coding sequence ATGTTTCCGATGACGCCTATCGCGGCTGTGCTCGCGCTGCTGATGTGTACGAGTGTCCTGGCCGCACCTGCTGTCTCAGGCGCTTTGACTGCCGGCAGTCTACTGAGCCAGGCGCAAAATTTGCCGGCAGGTTTTGCCGATCACTTTTTCGATGTGCCGTTGGCGGTACGCATAGACCTTGACCAGCAATTGCTGGGCGAGGCGCTGATTGTGTTGACCCGGGATGACCGCGTCACCTTGCTTGAATTTACCGACACCGGTGACAGCAAGGTCCCGGCCGCCACCCGCGACACCTGGCAAGCCCTGTTGGAGAAGGGTGTGGCGTTGGGCGCCTGTACTCAATCCTGCACGGAAAAAATGCTCTCGGCGTTCTACAACCTGGAAAACTCCCAGTTGGCAATCATCACCCAGAATGTCGAACTCAATGACGACGTTCCACGCTTCTACCCGCAACCGGAAGGCGGCAGCCTGGGGTTGATCGTCAATAACCAGCTCAACCTCAATGGTGGCCAGGACAACAAGCTGGGCGGCCGCTACGGGTTGCAAGCCAGCTCGAGCGTCGGTAACTGGAGCCAGGTGTTCAACCTGCAACTGGCGCGACAGAGTGGCGATCAGGAACAGATGCGCCACGCGATCCACGAGCTCTACACCCAACGAGAAATGGAAGGGCAATTTTTCCGCCTGGGCCATTTCACCCCCAATTCCGATGGCCTGACCCGTCAACTGCGCAGCTTCGGCGCCAGCCCCGACACGGCGCTGGGCCTGATGTACGGCAGTTCCGACAGCCTGGCTATCAACAATGCCAAGCCCAGCGTGTACCCGATCTACGTCACCGCCAACCGCCAGGCTGCGGTGGAGATCTACCGCAACGGCTTATTGATCAATACCCAGGCCGTTGCGGCCGGCCTGCAAACGCTCGACACCCGGCCACTGCCCGGCGGCATCTATGAAGTGGAAGTGCGCCTGGTGGAAGACGGTCTCACCACCAGCACCACCCAGGAACTGGTGTACAAGCCCAGTAACTGGCGCAACGCTGACGACCCGTGGCGCTACAACCTGTTCGCCGGGCGCGAGACCAAGCTGTTCAGTAACTGGGACGAACAAGCCTCAGGGGCCATGACTGCCGGTGCCTCCATCAACTACCTGCTGCACCCACGGGTGATCCTCGGCCTGTCGGCGCGCCAGGTGCGTGAACAATTGCAGTACGGCGGTTCGGTGGACTGGACGGTGGCCAACAACACCAGCCTCTACACCAACCTGTACCAGACTCAGGACCACGGCACCGGCATGGACCTGCAAGCGCTCTACACCCTGGGCGCCACGAATCTGGTGTTCAGCCACAATCGCAGCTGGCTCGACACCCGCGACACCTACGAAACCCTGCCGGACGGCACGCGTCTGCGGCGCAATACTTTCGTCGGTGAGGCCAGCAACACGGCGCTGTCGGTCAACCACCGGCTTGATGCGAAAAACACCCTGAACATGCGCCTGTCCCACAGCGAAGGCAATGTCGAAGGCGCCGGTATCGACCTGGGCTGGAGCCGCCACGACAACCTGTTGGGCAGCGATGCCAACTGGCGCTTCTCGGTGTTCGACCGGCCTGGCAGCGCCGGCACCAACGACCGGCGCAACCGGGGCGTGGATGTGAGCGTCAGCGTCAATTTGGGCCGCGACGGCCGGCAGATTTCCGGCAGCGTCGGCACCCGCACCGCCCGCGATGGCGGACGTGACAACAATGCCTCGGTGACCCTGCGCCAGGACCTCACCGATCACTTCCTGCAAAGTGTCTCGGCCACCGCAATCACCGACACTTATGGCGTCGGCCTGTCGGGCATGGCCAGCTTCAGCACGGAGGCGGTCAGCGGTGACGGCTTTGTGCAGCGCAGTTCCTTCAACGGTGACCTCAGCGGTGGCTTGAACCTCAACAGCACCTTGGTCGCCGGTGCCGGCAAGGTGTTGCTGAGCAGCCAGCACCAGGGCAACGGTGCCGGCATGATCATCGACGTGGAAACCGACCTCGACGAGATCGCCCTGCGCGCCGATGACATGGGCGGCGGCAGCACCCTCCTGCGACCAGGGCGCAACTACGTGCCGGTGTCCGCCTACAAGAGCAGCAGCGTGGCGTTCGACTTCGAGGGCAACCACCCGCCGGCGGCCAATATCCAGCCGGCACGTTCCAGCTACCACCTGAACAAGGGCGGCGTGGATTACCGCAAGGTCACCGTGATGAAAACCGTCACCGTGCTCGGTCGCTTGCTCGACGAGCGAGGCGTGCCGTTGCGCGGCCACCACGTGATCAACCACGCCAGCCGCGGGGTCAGCGAAGTGGACGGGTTCTTCTCGATGGAGATGAGCGCCAGCGCACCCACCCTGCAAGTGCGTTATCAGAACCAGCTGCTGTGCCAGTTCCGCCTCGACCCGAACAACGCGCCGAGTGAAAGCGACGTGTTGATGATCGGCGACTTGCGTTGCACCCCGGATACGTTGGCCGAGGTCGGCCATGCGTCCGAGGCTGCCGGATGA
- a CDS encoding NEL-type E3 ubiquitin ligase domain-containing protein produces the protein MLLERPYRHAASHARQGIHFDFIQRSIPDWLSTTTLARARAVQAASPYVYARLTSVDTRADTVSKAAMADCWRSRNAVDETFRYVKDAASFAEPLLKKALRDYGDIDVRNTFIRLYAPAKNSWWVIGALKGVTSRTVSLIDAALHNFSASEQFADYAFLSGADARSQQNSLTLTSSISGQPLTALGFKKLCRSLDIGRQYQTRLLSVLGFNNQVQADKVRLKVMACDKASLKNAACIAFSQQHITADAQRLLFDIVEGKPVPALDGTPVAYYNLSLLDARLNGVLLIAAPQGRDKHIERLIAYIPEDPEHPLKEYASPLAFMNELTRQLRDSPSPPDATGQPQTQATYRQFFSQFIDHKQRGHFFAELQNRLYTVRWHQKARTDSGPSWQTLAVDTPQLHFSVQNIFEDYQNRPPSGDSGPDTLWHYLYRVKLNKIVNDSREIAITTAYADLMARWAWWDNLSKILSDISNAALLVVTPFVPFLGELMLAYTACQVANDVFEGILDWAQGKGLEAIGHVMDVVEAVVQLGVWAGAGTIGQAINLKLSPFVESLHPVELASGEKRLWNPDLSPYQQDISLPKGIESDAQGVYQHAQKHWLAQAGKHYQVKPDPQLPHHRVVHPARPHAYQPTVRLNGSGAWVHEGEQPRSWDDHALMRRISPTTQALATEQLEQLRIISGSEPDHLRHMYVHNQPSPPLLADTLERFRAGQFAQESTRKMRTGQALEPYSYWFEQAVTELPGWPPNKALEVFHNSDLSGESRKYGNADAGPADTLTISLADVMAARLPERVLGFLDEQQGNALLGDTLPQAEQVQALRNKLADYVDGFGGHIAKSHYQLGQVSSDPHVALLRQSVPELPLSSAEALLKQAWPAESAMMTDEQRLPLRLKSLARELDFDNQASRAVEGLYPHQPPSVQSERLVLNTLRLHSDTFNNLKIDLRDNSPSGPLRCSVGDADAPQTRTLVRSADGNYAVFDADAKPLNAAATLYESLLWTLSQDPQRTPPYAVGEGEQLRQWVIEHNQTPAERRLALAEPPVRMQPETETEVLLGGGASCKMSRVDSYDMQPKTIEERIKQLLPAMSKDGVRRLSITLGTAEGEQTLTQMETQKQQLFHQLDAYIKSPTRWETTLLEPQVRKRRVEVATRLYDGWSNGLTIHLDESFEHRGGIALDLFNTPLPDELPTLNVPLNHISDVDLRGCEFSDRHAAFLDNFPHLRDLDLSHNQLTRLPETLGKLKRLRRLHLERNAIVLDEAAMATLARLKRLKQLELAGNPLGQAPDISQMPALSLLNLRDTHIKDWPAGLVGRSRARGFQLDLSENPITQLPHVVPGSDDADIIARTRLDQSRLTSDFQDLLAEYRESVGLDPLRSYAPKGESEPWLTYIKPAERERHRQLWDEIEKEPGSQGLFEVIRSLEEPDEFQTEQDRLAYQHNRPELSQRVWRLLRAVEADSDLRERVFKDTRYPGLCPDAGALIFQKLGVEVLASEAYRTSTSPQELEARLAVLTRGAARDAYMGKAIGEDIARRLRPKDQGGLGQRLWSQVIDGEHGEVDEAGIHLAYRSTLAERLDLPWLSPHMTYRTLADVTTDQVEKVAAAVARLEEGDGLVNQMLLDKGWERYLEQQHPTAKWNNDTTFDLKYSQLDELQALQAQYAESQDLPETDRQALQIKLRDLAQALEVDEASVLSGNPMTAEQYDATLNELGYRHNQWLRDLTRAALNRAGKRKNRA, from the coding sequence ATGTTACTCGAACGCCCCTACCGTCATGCCGCGAGCCACGCCAGGCAAGGTATTCACTTTGATTTTATCCAACGCTCGATTCCCGATTGGCTCAGCACCACCACCCTGGCCCGCGCTCGCGCGGTGCAGGCAGCCAGCCCCTATGTCTATGCTCGACTCACGTCTGTCGATACCCGTGCAGACACGGTGTCCAAAGCAGCCATGGCCGACTGTTGGAGATCCAGGAATGCCGTGGATGAAACCTTCAGGTACGTAAAGGACGCCGCCTCATTCGCTGAACCGCTGCTCAAAAAAGCCTTGCGCGACTATGGCGACATCGATGTCAGAAACACCTTTATCCGTCTCTACGCCCCCGCGAAAAACAGCTGGTGGGTCATTGGCGCACTCAAAGGCGTAACCAGCCGAACCGTGTCGTTAATCGACGCCGCACTGCACAACTTCAGCGCCAGCGAGCAGTTTGCCGACTATGCGTTCCTGTCCGGAGCCGACGCGCGCAGCCAGCAAAATAGCCTGACCCTGACCTCCAGCATCAGTGGCCAACCCTTGACCGCGTTGGGTTTCAAGAAGCTGTGCCGCAGCCTCGATATCGGCCGGCAATACCAGACACGGCTGTTGAGCGTCCTGGGTTTCAATAATCAGGTCCAGGCCGACAAGGTACGGCTCAAGGTCATGGCCTGCGACAAAGCCTCGCTTAAAAATGCCGCCTGCATCGCCTTTTCGCAGCAACACATCACCGCCGACGCCCAGCGCTTGCTGTTCGATATTGTCGAAGGCAAGCCCGTCCCGGCGCTGGATGGTACGCCCGTGGCGTATTACAACCTGAGCCTGTTGGATGCCCGATTGAACGGTGTCCTGCTGATTGCCGCGCCACAAGGTCGCGACAAACACATTGAACGCTTGATTGCCTACATCCCCGAGGACCCCGAGCATCCGTTGAAGGAGTACGCCTCGCCGCTCGCGTTCATGAACGAGCTGACGCGCCAATTGCGCGACAGCCCTTCGCCCCCCGATGCAACGGGCCAACCGCAGACCCAGGCCACCTACCGGCAGTTCTTCAGTCAATTTATCGACCACAAACAACGTGGGCATTTTTTCGCTGAGCTGCAAAACCGTCTGTACACCGTGCGGTGGCACCAAAAGGCACGCACCGACAGCGGCCCCAGCTGGCAAACCCTTGCGGTCGACACACCGCAGTTGCACTTCAGCGTGCAAAACATCTTCGAGGATTACCAGAACCGCCCGCCCTCAGGCGATTCCGGGCCCGACACGTTGTGGCATTACCTGTACCGCGTCAAACTCAACAAGATCGTCAACGACAGCCGGGAAATTGCCATCACCACCGCCTATGCAGACCTGATGGCACGCTGGGCCTGGTGGGACAACCTGAGCAAGATCCTGTCGGACATTTCGAATGCCGCCCTACTGGTCGTCACGCCATTCGTGCCATTTCTGGGCGAGTTGATGCTCGCCTACACCGCCTGCCAGGTGGCCAATGACGTGTTCGAAGGCATCCTTGACTGGGCCCAGGGCAAAGGACTGGAAGCCATTGGTCACGTCATGGATGTGGTGGAGGCGGTGGTGCAATTGGGGGTGTGGGCGGGGGCCGGCACGATCGGTCAGGCCATCAATCTCAAGTTATCGCCCTTCGTCGAAAGCCTGCACCCGGTGGAGCTTGCCAGCGGCGAAAAACGCTTATGGAACCCGGACCTTTCGCCTTATCAACAAGACATCAGCCTGCCCAAAGGCATCGAATCCGACGCGCAAGGCGTGTATCAGCATGCTCAAAAACACTGGCTGGCACAGGCTGGCAAACACTATCAGGTCAAGCCGGACCCGCAACTGCCGCACCACCGTGTCGTGCACCCCGCGCGGCCACATGCCTACCAACCAACCGTGCGCCTCAATGGCAGCGGTGCCTGGGTGCATGAAGGCGAACAACCGCGCAGCTGGGACGATCACGCACTGATGCGCCGTATCAGCCCCACCACCCAGGCGCTCGCGACCGAGCAGCTTGAACAGCTGCGTATCATCAGTGGCAGCGAGCCCGACCATCTGCGCCACATGTACGTGCACAACCAACCGTCCCCGCCGCTGCTGGCAGATACCCTCGAACGCTTTCGCGCCGGTCAGTTTGCCCAAGAGTCGACTCGAAAGATGCGCACAGGCCAGGCACTGGAGCCGTACTCCTATTGGTTCGAACAAGCCGTCACCGAGCTCCCCGGCTGGCCGCCCAACAAAGCCCTGGAGGTGTTTCACAACAGCGACCTGAGCGGCGAGTCGCGCAAATATGGCAATGCCGACGCGGGGCCGGCGGATACCTTGACCATCAGCCTGGCCGACGTGATGGCTGCCCGGCTGCCAGAGCGCGTGCTGGGGTTTCTCGACGAACAACAGGGCAATGCGTTGCTGGGCGACACATTGCCCCAGGCCGAACAGGTCCAGGCGCTTCGCAATAAACTGGCGGACTACGTAGATGGCTTTGGCGGTCATATCGCCAAAAGCCATTATCAACTGGGCCAGGTCAGCAGCGACCCGCACGTGGCCCTGCTGCGCCAGAGCGTTCCCGAGCTGCCGCTGAGCAGTGCCGAGGCGTTGCTCAAGCAGGCTTGGCCGGCAGAGTCCGCGATGATGACGGATGAGCAGCGCCTGCCCTTGCGTCTCAAAAGCCTGGCACGCGAACTGGACTTCGACAACCAGGCCAGCCGCGCTGTCGAAGGGCTTTACCCTCATCAGCCCCCCTCGGTGCAAAGCGAACGGTTGGTGCTCAATACCTTGCGCCTGCACAGCGATACGTTCAACAACCTGAAAATCGACCTACGCGACAACAGCCCCAGCGGCCCTTTGCGCTGCAGCGTCGGTGACGCCGATGCGCCCCAGACCCGCACCCTGGTACGCAGCGCAGACGGCAACTACGCGGTGTTCGACGCCGATGCCAAGCCATTGAACGCTGCCGCCACACTGTACGAGTCCCTGCTCTGGACCCTGTCCCAGGACCCGCAACGCACCCCGCCCTACGCCGTCGGCGAAGGTGAGCAGCTCAGGCAATGGGTGATCGAACACAATCAGACGCCAGCCGAACGACGCCTGGCCCTGGCCGAACCACCCGTGCGCATGCAGCCCGAGACCGAGACCGAAGTGCTCCTGGGCGGCGGCGCGTCCTGCAAAATGTCCCGGGTCGACAGCTACGATATGCAGCCCAAAACCATTGAAGAGCGCATCAAGCAGTTACTTCCCGCCATGAGCAAAGACGGGGTTCGACGCCTGTCCATCACGCTGGGCACCGCCGAAGGCGAGCAAACCCTGACGCAAATGGAGACGCAAAAACAACAGCTGTTCCATCAGCTCGATGCTTACATCAAAAGCCCGACGCGCTGGGAAACCACGCTGTTGGAGCCGCAAGTTCGCAAGCGTCGAGTGGAAGTCGCGACCCGCCTCTATGATGGCTGGAGCAACGGCCTGACGATTCATCTTGACGAAAGCTTTGAGCACCGCGGCGGTATCGCCCTGGACTTGTTCAACACCCCCCTGCCCGACGAACTGCCCACCCTCAATGTGCCACTGAACCACATCAGCGACGTGGACCTGCGCGGTTGCGAGTTTTCAGACCGCCACGCCGCCTTTCTCGACAATTTCCCCCATCTGCGCGACCTCGACCTGAGTCACAACCAGCTCACCAGGCTGCCCGAGACCCTCGGCAAGCTCAAACGCCTGCGCCGCTTGCACCTGGAGAGAAATGCCATCGTGCTGGATGAGGCGGCCATGGCGACACTCGCCCGGCTCAAGCGCCTCAAACAACTTGAATTGGCCGGCAATCCGCTGGGGCAGGCACCGGACATCAGCCAAATGCCGGCCTTGAGCCTGCTGAACCTGCGCGATACGCACATAAAGGATTGGCCTGCCGGGCTGGTCGGCCGATCCCGCGCGCGCGGGTTCCAACTGGACCTGAGCGAGAACCCGATCACTCAGTTACCCCATGTCGTGCCAGGCTCGGATGATGCCGACATCATTGCCCGTACACGCCTTGACCAGAGCCGGCTCACCTCGGACTTTCAGGACCTGCTTGCCGAATACCGCGAATCGGTGGGGTTGGACCCGCTACGCTCCTATGCCCCTAAAGGCGAGAGCGAACCCTGGCTGACCTACATCAAACCGGCAGAGCGCGAGCGCCATCGGCAACTGTGGGATGAGATTGAGAAAGAACCGGGCTCCCAGGGCCTGTTTGAAGTGATCCGATCGCTTGAGGAACCCGATGAGTTTCAAACCGAGCAGGACCGCCTGGCCTACCAGCACAATCGGCCTGAATTGAGCCAGAGGGTATGGCGCCTGTTGCGGGCGGTCGAAGCCGACAGCGACCTGCGCGAACGCGTATTCAAGGATACCCGCTACCCTGGGTTGTGCCCCGACGCGGGCGCGTTGATCTTTCAGAAACTGGGGGTTGAGGTACTCGCCAGCGAAGCCTATCGAACCAGCACATCACCACAGGAACTTGAGGCTCGGCTGGCGGTGCTGACCCGCGGAGCCGCTCGCGATGCGTACATGGGCAAAGCCATTGGCGAAGATATCGCCCGACGCCTCAGGCCCAAAGACCAGGGCGGTCTGGGGCAGCGGCTATGGTCGCAAGTGATCGACGGCGAGCATGGAGAAGTCGACGAGGCCGGCATTCATCTGGCCTATCGCAGCACGCTGGCAGAGCGGTTGGACCTGCCGTGGCTATCGCCCCACATGACTTACCGCACACTCGCCGACGTAACCACCGATCAGGTCGAAAAAGTGGCCGCAGCGGTGGCCAGGCTGGAAGAGGGGGACGGCCTGGTCAATCAGATGCTGTTGGACAAAGGGTGGGAGCGCTACCTTGAGCAGCAGCACCCCACCGCCAAATGGAACAACGACACCACCTTCGACCTGAAGTACAGCCAGCTCGATGAATTGCAGGCGCTGCAAGCGCAATACGCCGAGTCGCAGGACCTGCCAGAGACCGATCGGCAAGCCCTGCAGATCAAACTGCGCGACCTGGCCCAAGCCCTGGAAGTGGACGAAGCCAGCGTGTTATCCGGCAACCCGATGACTGCAGAACAGTACGATGCAACCCTGAACGAGCTGGGCTACCGTCATAACCAGTGGCTGCGAGACCTGACTCGCGCTGCGCTGAACCGGGCCGGGAAACGCAAGAATCGGGCTTGA